The proteins below are encoded in one region of Hordeum vulgare subsp. vulgare chromosome 3H, MorexV3_pseudomolecules_assembly, whole genome shotgun sequence:
- the LOC123442372 gene encoding disease resistance protein RGA4-like, which yields MIAGGEVIQAVTFANSVLSKVADVITREKSVKGAVKSGLDYIKLEMKMVISEIKTNEKNHQGATHESKVVLLKELAYDIEDFIDRTWVPGASSGPVLSVFRLDPRPEIVQKIEHFKDSIQKVRTWQPDAGSSTGQDTAAATWSCPSATPPNPYSLDLDHEATLRNICKHRCELQGLLSASEGRELKVISIVGCRGVGKTSLATAVYDDCRADYDCVAWVVASACRDLEDLLTKLLKESQRTAKPTSTPAQGSISDTQQTSLWNFLSDKRYFVVIDDVDRLEVCQAIKREFPKDGHSSRIIVTTSMHSVAAECSWGSYVYTMQCLDKDESEQVFWESVGQENKTPALRRASEGIITKCGGLPLALISVANYLRRQGRTENQVAGGLTTEHCKSAACTLGDKILKGQDAEFLKINRALLQCYNNLPDYAHQSCLLYASVFPRGRPIRSKLLLRRWMSEEFAAHGTVSDQEGVVRSYLQAFIERCIVEPVEIKNARVARCRVHSIMLEFLIHKAVSKKFVALVDKDELLSNNGTTITNVRVRRLSVQDSSKEGVDDAVCTARDIDLSVMRSLTIFKSPLLRLQACELLRVLDLEGCNGVNNDTVLKAICKQRLLKYLSLRGTDVDHLHPTIKCLEHLETLDIRDTLVKDLPIQVIRLPLLAHLFGRIELPRGITKEISKQSKLQTLAGVVVTEADTSFENIILHAGKLRKVKIYQATSYPSNSRNKRIRMNPGSISPFPLNERFTGSKALQILSVDSSDLAKEFIKFLEAPCAITSIKLRGQLDKLPATPALRELCDLNRLLLISTGLSIEDLSALQSLPCLEYLKLTEDGDGFRGSSFVVKSGGFPSLRRLCFEAPRLPQVQIEQGSMKSLAILDLLCPDPVIPEPRSGRYRSFLQLETRLGVEGVSYLENLKEVILHHSMWESKVQAWKEEAIRHNNKPSVKRQPQPTIYAA from the exons ATGATTGCAGGAGGAGAGGTGATTCAAGCAGTGACCTTCGCCAACTCTGTGCTTAGCAAGGTGGCTGATGTGATCACGAGAGAGAAGTCCGTGAAAGGTGCAGTCAAAAGTGGCCTCGATTACATCAAGCTGGAAATGAAAATGGTGATCAGCGAAATCAAGACGAATGAGAAGAACCACCAAGGGGCGACACATGAGAGCAAGGTTGTGCTACTCAAGGAGTTGGCTTATGATATCGAGGACTTCATAGATCGTACGTGGGTTCCGGGTGCATCGTCTGGCCCTGTCCTCTCGGTATTTCGCCTGGACCCTCGACCTGAAATAGTGCAAAAAATCGAGCATTTCAAGGACAGCATCCAGAAAGTACGGACCTGGCAACCTGATGCCGGATCCAGCACGGGCCAAGACACTGCTGCTGCAACATGGTCCTGCCCTTCAGCCACACCTCCTAATCCTTATAGCCTAGATCTAGATCATGAGGCTACCTTAAGGAACATCTGCAAACACAGATGTGAGCTGCAAGGGTTGCTGTCAGCATCCGAAGGGCGAGAGCTGAAGGTGATCTCCATCGTCGGTTGCCGTGGCGTGGGGAAGACAAGTCTAGCAACAGCGGTCTATGACGACTGTCGTGCCGATTACGATTGCGTTGCTTGGGTGGTGGCATCCGCGTGCCGCGATCTGGAGGACCTTCTAACCAAGCTTCTCAAGGAGTCACAAAGGACGGCTAAGCCTACATCTACACCTGCACAAGGGAGCATCTCCGATACTCAGCAAACAAGCCTTTGGAATTTCTTGAGTGACAAAAG GTACTTTGTTGTTATTGACGATGTGGACCGTCTAGAAGTGTGCCAGGCTATAAAACGTGAATTCCCTAAAGATGGCCACAGTAGCAGAATAATTGTGACGACAAGCATGCACTCTGTCGCGGCTGAATGCAGCTGGGGCAGTTATGTGTATACAATGCAATGTCTTGACAAAGATGAGTCAGAACAAGTATTCTGGGAATCGGTTGGTCAAGAGAATAAGACACCTGCCCTGCGGCGGGCTTCGGAAGGCATCATCACCAAATGTGGAGGCTTACCTCTGGCGCTTATCAGCGTAGCCAATTACTTGCGTCGACAAGGACGAACCGAGAATCAAGTGGCAGGAGGACTCACAACAGAGCATTGCAAAAGTGCTGCCTGCACGCTCGGAGACAAGATCTTAAAAGGACAGGATGCCGAGTTCTTGAAAATCAATAGAGCGCTTCTCCAGTGCTACAACAACCTTCCAGACTATGCCCACCAGAGCTGCTTGCTTTATGCCAGCGTGTTCCCCAGAGGCCGCCCAATTAGAAGCAAGCTTCTGCTTAGAAGATGGATGAGTGAAGAGTTTGCTGCACATGGCACTGTCAGTGATCAAGAAGGTGTCGTCAGAAGTTATTTACAGGCCTTCATTGAGCGGTGTATCGTTGAACCAGTAGAGATAAAAAATGCTAGGGTAGCCAGGTGCAGGGTTCACAGCATAATGCTCGAGTTCCTCATCCACAAGGCCGTCTCAAAGAAATTTGTTGCTCTGGTTGACAAAGATGAGCTCCTGTCCAACAATGGTACTACCATCACCAATGTCCGTGTTCGCCGACTCTCTGTTCAGGATAGCAGCAAGGAAGGAGTCGATGATGCTGTGTGTACTGCGAGGGATATTGACTTATCTGTTATGAGGTCACTAACAATCTTCAAGAgccctcttcttcgcctccaagCCTGCGAGTTACTGCGAGTTCTGGATCTTGAAGGTTGCAATGGGGTAAACAATGATACTGTTCTCAAAGCCATATGCAAGCAGCGGCTTCTCAAGTACCTCAGCCTCAGGGGCACTGATGTTGACCATCTTCACCCAACAATAAAGTGCCTAGAGCATTTGGAAACACTGGATATTCGAGACACATTGGTGAAAGACTTGCCCATTCAGGTCATCAGGCTACCACTGTTAGCTCACCTGTTTGGCCGGATTGAGCTACCCCGTGGAATCACCAAGGAAATATCAAAGCAAAGCAAATTGCAGACTCTGGCTGGAGTCGTGGTTACTGAGGCAGACACAAGTTTTGAAAACATTATACTTCATGCCGGAAAACTGAGGAAGGTTAAGATCTATCAAGCAACATCATATCCCTCCAACAGCCGCAACAAACGTATACGGATGAATCCAGGTAGCATTTCACCCTTTCCGCTTAACGAGCGCTTCACCGGTAGCAAAGCTCTCCAGATTCTATCAGTTGATTCAAGTGACTTGGCTAAAGAGTTCATAAAATTCCTAGAGGCTCCCTGTGCAATTACATCTATCAAACTACGGGGGCAGCTGGACAAATTACCTGCTACTCCTGCCTTAAGGGAGCTGTGCGATCTAAATAGGCTGCTACTTATCTCAACTGGTTTGAGCATTGAAGACTTATCTGCACTGCAAAGTTTGCCTTGCTTGGAATATCTCAAGCTAACAGAAGATGGGGATGGGTTTCGGGGCAGCAGCTTCGTTGTGAAGAGTGGTGGATTCCCAAGCCTGAGGCGACTGTGCTTCGAAGCCCCAAGGCTCCCACAAGTGCAAATCGAACAAGGATCCATGAAGTCTCTCGCCATACTTGACCTACTTTGCCCAGATCCAGTTATTCCAGAGCCTCGTTCGGGAAGATATCGCTCTTTCCTTCAGCTGGAAACCAGGCTTGGTGTGGAAGGCGTGTCGTATCTGGAGAATCTCAAGGAGGTGATCCTCCACCACTCTATGTGGGAGTCAAAAGTGCAAGCTTGGAAAGAGGAAGCGATTAGACACAACAACAAGCCATCTGTGAAGAGGCAACCACAACCAACCATCTATGCGGCATAA